ATTCCAAGACCTCTTCagaattaatgaaaaaaaattaaTGGCTCTTTTTGCAGGTGGAAGATGAGGTTGACAGCTCCATTCAGAATGTGTACAATGAATACAATGGCACTAACACAGATGCTGCGAGCCGTGCTATTGACTACGTACAGAGACAGGTGAGGTCATTAACCACACAATGGAGTGGAATTACTGTGCGGTACCTGTGCTCATGCCATTCAGAGTAGTTAATGGTTACATTTGTACATCAAAGCACAATTTAACTCTTTCCTATGTATTTCTAACAAATTTAATTTATTCTGTGTATATtggagggaagaaaaaaatgccattgttttttgtgtggatTTTAATAACGGTTAACCGTAGGTTTGTAAAGCAGTAATCGGTGATGTTTAATAATTACagttcagtacttgaatgtcAGAAAATATCCTATACATACCTCCAGAGTTGAAGACTGGACAGCCAAACATGTAATACCAGTTGAATGGTTGGTTTCTATGACTTTTTCTCATAGCTGCACTGCTGTGGAATCCACAACTACTCTGACTGGAAGAATACCAGGTGGTTCATAGAGGCTAAAAACAACAGTGTGCCACTGAGCTGTTGCAAAGGCAGCATTAGCAATTGCACAGGCTCCCTCTCTCGTCCCGGAGACCTGTACCCCGAGGTGAGAGAATCTTCCCGAATGGGCCATGGTTGTACAGAACTCTATTGCCTTTGACTTTCATGTGTCCAGTTTAGTAACGTTATCAAGTGTGTGCTTCGAAATGAACAGGCGCTGCAGGGTAGAGACCCATTGAAAAGGCTTGTGGACGTAGCTGTTAACCCAGTTCTGGGGCATTAGTCTCGTATGATCGGTCAAGCCCATTACAGAAATAAACAGTATAATTTTCCAGTGGGGCTGACCAGGAATGAGCTTGTCCTGCCTGACTTCTATAACTGAGATCCATAGCAGACATTGTGGGAGTGCTTTTAAAGGCAAATACAGGTGTGTGGATAAGTGAATGACGACACTCCACCTGTTACACTGCACCCTCAGCACCACACCTTTGAAGTGAAACCACAGTTCAAATTTAAGCTGTTTGTTCCCTGCACAGGAGAGGTTTCTTGTCATGGGTATCTGTTTCTGTTGTAACCTTAAGTAGATACTGACAGTCAAATGCTGTCTACAATGTTATTAACAGACcagaaatatgttttgtttatgcAGATTTGGTTTTTCCCAATATCTTTCAGGGATGCGAGGCTCTTGTTGTGAAAAAATTGAAGGAAATTATGATGTACGTTATTTGGGCTGCCTTGGCATTTGCAGCAATCCAggtaatatacatttatataaatctTTACTCTATGATGAAATGGCtgctgatctttttttttttttttttttttttagaatgatGAGCAGCAAAATTCAAGTATTCCCTTGGCTCCTTAACTCTCCTGTGGAAATCTCTTGAATTATAATTGCTACATGTCCTTTTATCCCATGAGACATTCATATATTTGCAGCTGTGATGCTGGCACaaaatttataaatgttttgtcctcctcatttttattttgaaatccaATTATTATCAGACATTGATAGTCTGTTTTAGCACTTATGAATGCATATTTGGGGACTATAAGGAAATTTGCAGTAGTATTTTGCTCAGTAAAAGAGGATTGCAGTGACCTGCTGAATTTGTACTAGAGTTGCAGTAATTCCTGTCAGCAGAGCGGTTTGTGGGGGGGCTTGAGCATGCACACTGACCCGATTGTGTCGAGCCTCCACAGGACACCATTGCAGCAATACCCTAAGGAAACCTCTGGCAACCCAAAGAAAAAGTAAATTTCTACTTTGAGAGGTTACAATGTGATGAGTCACTGGATTTCAAGACCTTTGACTTGCAGGGTGGGAAATCTTTGAATGCTGAAATAACATGTCAATGCTTCCAAGCCATCAAAATCAAGCCCTCAGAGGAgcatattttcttaatttcttttaTAAACCAATTTTCAATTATTAACACCACAGGATCAAGCTGCACTTCACTGTATAATTTCTTTAGTGTTGTGCTAATGGCTGTTATACTCAAGCAAGTTATCCTGCAGTGCACACTAGCTGTGACCCTGGTGTTAAAAACTCCTCAATGTCATGAGAATTTGTATGCATCAGTAAAGCAATACAGTAGGTAGGTGAAGGGAATGGGACATATATTTTCCCTTTAGGAAGTAGAGGGGATACTTGCAAATGATGCcagcacacaaaaacattgcTATTAGCTTTTATCAAGAGTAATTATAATTGACATTTATtccaaggggggaaaaaaacttcaaaataaatgcatgcaatTAGCCCCTACCCTAATTTTATATCTGCAAACATACCCTGTACCAGCACAGCTCCCACCCTGCTAGATACTCAGTGTTTTATTGGAAATTTCCTGCCCTTTGTCGTAGTAAGGAGTAGTAAAGAGAACAGTACAGTTGTCTTTAGTCTTTTGGGAGTTTTTCTCTCTAGTTAAGCACTGCTTGCTTGGGGGATGTGGGGGGTTCCAAAGCCTGAAGTCTGTATCTGTGGGGCTGTAATTTGGAGAATCAGTCTGTGGGAAAGGAGATCTGTAAATTAGCATAAAGAGTATCCATTTTCACAATGTAACATTATCCACATTGTTTCCTCCATTTAATCTCCTTTATGTGAATGACAATGGGTGGTGAACAGCTCCGCATGAATAGGTTACTGATCAGAATTTCCCACAAACACCCTCTCTGGGGCTTCAGCAATCCAATGGGTACATTTTCACAAAAAGccatgtgcttttcttttgatTCGACTTTCACAGTACAAGTAAACTGTGTAACTCTGAATAATCAGAGTATATCTGTGCAGTTCTCTAATGTCACTAGATAATGACTGCAGAAGCCAGATGTACAGAATCTCAAGGGAGAAGCTGTTGCAGAACCTGCTGTTATGGGCTGACCCCACGCCCCAAAATGCTTACGTTTCTCTTTTAATGCCCCTTTCTGCTGAGGTGGTTTGTACAAAAGAAAGACAACTCTGTGTCAGAGTAACACTACTAGCCCCGTTTAGAACAATGCAAATGTTCTTGTGAGCTCCGCTACACTCAAGTCTTTTCACCATCGTGTGCGGCGTTTAACTGGAATCTGGATCTGCAGAGAATCTTGTTTTAACAGACTAACCCACGGGGGTTGGgcatttgaaatgtaaacaaGTGGAATAAGTTGTTTTGTTAAtacatcctcctcctcccccacccTTGTCTTTGCTTCTTCTCAGATGCTGGGAATGCTGTGTgcctgtgttgtgctgtgccgGAGGAGTCGAGACCCTGCCTACGAGCTGCTCATCACTGGAGGCACCTATGCCTAAAGAGGGAAGCAGTACACCTGGGCTGGGAATCTGGTCTGTGGGGGATGTTTCAAGAGGACAAACACTGACTAGCTTTCTTCTCCTATAGTAAGCTAAAGCACACCTTGCATAGTTCAGGACTGCTATTAAAGTACACTGGTGATGGGTCAAACCGcaaataaaactatttatttcCATGCTTTGTAAGttggtattttaatttaaacattaaaaaaaaaaactgctatgAAATGCTATTAGCCAAAATCTAAAATAGATGTGCATATTaacgtcttttttttttttttttttgccagggAAAGGCAAATGTTAGCTACAGGAAATTGAGATCTGCTAATGAATCTACTGTATGGAAGGAAGATTTTTCTTTCCTAATGTGGCAGTTGGCACTGTATGTAGAACTTtggaaatattttataaatatttaatactacatgtaaatataaatactaAAGGTGGGGAGCCATGTGTTTATAAGGCCTCATGTTGATGCATTGTATGGATTGGAACAGTTCCTGCCCATCACCAGTCTGCATTATTGAATAGGAGTAATATCAGTCTAATGTAAGGTCCTCATGTAGATACAGGATTGTATAGCTATGTCTGTTTTTAGTCCCAGAAATCAAAATTTAAAATTGATTATTGATTCAAGATGAAGGTATGATCCTCAAAAATATCCATTTaacaatcggtcatttctaaactttTTCTTTTGTGGGGATTAATCTATATGCACTACATTATTGATActaaaatgtttagttttttgttttttctttccattttttgcAGTGGTGTGTGTGGAGTGTACTGTTAAGAAATAGGTTTTAAAGTTGATTTGGGGAAATATGTAGCCATGTAGAATAACACTATCatgtaaaactgaaattaatgtaaataggtttgaaaaggaaacaaactttcaattaaataaatctcTGTAAATTCCAAATGAAGGGTAACTTCACACGTCTGGTTGTATTTTGCATCTTACTAATCTTATcggtcacttttttttttttttatgccttTCCTAGGGATGCTTTGGCAACTTTTTGATCTTGGTTCACATGTCCAGATTTTATTCTTTGATGCATCTGGCTTATGATGACGAAAGCTCACAGTTTACAATAGGATAATGCATTGCCTTTTTAAAAACCTTTGAAGTAATAAGATTGTGATTGTATTTCCCTAAACATCTGGTGCACTTTGCTGGACATGTGTTACCGATTTTACACATTTTAGATCCTTCAGAAATTTGAGATCGAATACTCTGCCCCCCTCTGCAGTTTTAGGGATTTAACCACAAGTTTATTGCTTTAACAGTGGTGACGACTTGATGGTTTGATGGTTCAGTCTTTAAATCAATCTtccaaaatctttttttttcactccCTTGATAGTAATAAAGATTGGGTATTGGTAAGCTACAAATGCACCATTAGTTTAATTTTGGTCCTTGTATAACAGGAGTTTCAGATTGGTTGGAATGGAACTTGGCTATGAGTTTGCATGAAAGCAGGgagattac
The genomic region above belongs to Amia ocellicauda isolate fAmiCal2 chromosome 4, fAmiCal2.hap1, whole genome shotgun sequence and contains:
- the tspan3a gene encoding tetraspanin-3 isoform X1; translation: MGQCGITSSKTVLVFLNLIFWAAAGILCYVGAYVFITYDDYDHFFEDVYTLIPAVIIIAVGTLLFIIGLIGCCATIRESRCGLASFVIILLLVFVTEVVVVVLGYIYRAKVEDEVDSSIQNVYNEYNGTNTDAASRAIDYVQRQLHCCGIHNYSDWKNTRWFIEAKNNSVPLSCCKGSISNCTGSLSRPGDLYPEGCEALVVKKLKEIMMYVIWAALAFAAIQMLGMLCACVVLCRRSRDPAYELLITGGTYA
- the tspan3a gene encoding tetraspanin-3 isoform X2, whose translation is MGQCGITSSKTVLVFLNLIFWAAAGILCYVGAYVFITYDDYDHFFEDVYTLIPAVIIIAVGTLLFIIGLIGCCATIRESRCGLASFVIILLLVFVTEVVVVVLGYIYRAKVEDEVDSSIQNVYNEYNGTNTDAASRAIDYVQRQLHCCGIHNYSDWKNTRWFIEAKNNSVPLSCCKGSISNCTGSLSRPGDLYPEGCEALVVKKLKEIMMYVIWAALAFAAIQDTIAAIP